In Candidatus Neomarinimicrobiota bacterium, the genomic stretch TTAGTGTTTTGGCGTTTGTTTGATAGAAGGCATTGAAGCCGTTATTCAGTGATTCAGTTATTCGGTTATTCGGATTGGTAGATATCCATTGTGCTGTTGGTTCATCGTAATTGTATACTCCGTACAAATGGTCGCCTATCGTTCCGAAAACTTCTGATATAGTTTGCGTGCCTGTTACTGGTGATGACACAAAATGCCATTGGTCTGGGGTCAGATAGACTTCAACTGTGCCATTAACTCCTTCGCTTGATGAGTACAAGGCTCCCGATCCGGATTCATCCGCCTTGATTATCAGCGCATCAGCGCCGGCCAGGTTAATTAACTGTCCGATTACCGTTAAAGAACCACCTGGCAGTATTTCCAGTGTAGCTCCGGGTTGAATGGTGATCGAGTGAACGGTGATCGAGTGATCGAGTTGAAGGTTGCTATTAACTACAAGCTCAGAGTATCGTGTAGCCTGGTCGAAAGTATTAACAACATCGTGTTTAATCAAAAAATCGCCATCGCTCCACAAGAATTCGTCAGAATTCGAGCGATCATAGTTCGAGCCATCAGACAGCAATTCAAACATCTCTTCACGAATAACGGAATCACTGAATAACGGAATAACCGACACCCCATACCCATCCGAAGTACCCAAACCCACCACCGTTCCATCCTCAAAGCTCAAGCCCATCGGCACATCCGACCGATAGCTGGCGCTGACAGTTGAGTACTCCCACACCGATGCTCCCCGGGCCCAACCAATTCCGAAAATAAAAAACGGATCATCAGAAGATCCCTGGTACACAATAAGATTATCCCCTGATCCGGCAGGATTAAAAGACCCTGATTCCACAAAGCCATTCCCCCCATCCTTTGAAGGACAAGAAACCACGGTGCCTGCGCTTATCGCTCCAGCAGCCGTAAAAGTCAAAACACCCTCAGTTGCACGAAACTGCTGCTCATCATCCATCCAGGCATTATCCGTAAAATGAATAACCGTACCAGCCTCAACATCGCAGAAGAAAAGCACCGCAAAACTCTTCGCCCCATCAGAATTTACGCAAATTATTGAGAGATCGCCGGGGGAAAGGGGAGTTTGAGAGTGGGTGTTTATTGTGAGGGAAATTGCTATGAATATTGTTAGGAGTTTTTTCATTTTTTTTTCGTCTTTCGTCATTCGTCTTTCGTTATTCGTCTTTCGGGAAGTGGTAAGTGAATAAGTAATAAGTTTTACTGGGTTTTCTTATTTGATTTTATTAGGCCTGCTATCATGGAGTTGATTGTGTTTAACTCATTGATTATTTCGTTGGCAGTTTTTTCTTTTATTATTCCGGTTTCTTTGGCGATTTGGATCTGCGTTTTAAGTTCAGATGCTGATCCCTTTGAATATCCCAAGAACTTGATAAACTCTTTTGACGATTTTCTTTCATATCCTTCAGCAATATTTGATGGAATTGATAAAGCTGCTTTTGTCATTTGCTCCTTCAATTTAT encodes the following:
- a CDS encoding four helix bundle protein, which gives rise to MAYNGYEDLRVWQKSKALAVQVFVVLKNSKEYKLKEQMTKAALSIPSNIAEGYERKSSKEFIKFLGYSKGSASELKTQIQIAKETGIIKEKTANEIINELNTINSMIAGLIKSNKKTQ